The Epinephelus lanceolatus isolate andai-2023 chromosome 14, ASM4190304v1, whole genome shotgun sequence genome has a window encoding:
- the ccnt2a gene encoding cyclin-T2a isoform X1: MAACRGSSSKWFFTREQLETTPSRRCGVEPDRELSYRQQAANLIQDMGQRLNVSQLTINTAIVYMHRFYMHHSFTKFHRNIISPTTLFLAAKVEEQPRKLEHVIKVAHACLNPQEPPLDTKSNAYLQQAQELVILESIVLQTLGFEITIDHPHTDVVKCSQLVRASKDLAQTSYFMATNSLHLTTFCLQYKPTVISCVCIHLACKWSNWEIPVSTDGKHWWEYVDNTVTLELLDELTHEFLQILEKTPSRLKRIRNWRATQAAKKPKGDSTQLTDNSFVGPSMLQDQSDASSNPSFSKAGAAFTVPMPGQSGAAPLSLDALAGTYNPGSHSEWPLGSQSQAGYPSACIKQEPLSIPLQEPTLSLQTSTSSLLQHPPVYRSEKTLDFIPVKQEHKGAGGSGVGKHQPPPQPSPAQKLTLDKYREKHAAELAVSGQKRSQEQHGGLMDCDGRGDMLSSSSSTYAPSSTNQDHRKHSQPHQTSHGGGGSTTASPMKIKVPSSSTSGQDRRHHSDKRDKGSLKVRLAVPGSGSSSQLDKSGQPSKDELKMKIKVSSSERHSSSDEGMAANNNKSKHSSPLVSKDKHRGADHNLHRHHKHSHPHPHTHSGNGGGGLLRGPPGLVSMEGTTLAPPGSTSSSSSSRKRAYPEASHNHHPSSSFSTSCSKVGKISKGGTGAAGTTSFSLPFFPPCSSPVLQCVSSGLQLYG; encoded by the exons CTCTCAATTAACAATTAACACAGCCATTGTTTACATGCATAGATTTTATATGCACCACTCTTTCACCAAATTCCACAGGAAT ATAATTTCTCCAACCACCTTATTCTTGGCTGCAAAAGTGGAAGAGCAACCTCGGAAACTCGAACATGTGATCAAAGTTGCACATGCTTGTCTAAATCCACAAGAACCACCTCTAGACACAAAGAGTAAT GCATACCTCCAGCAAGCTCAAGAGCTGGTGATACTTGAATCCATAGTGCTGCAGACCCTGG GCTTTGAAATTACTATTGATCACCCACACACTGATGTGGTGAAATGTTCCCAGCTAGTGCGAG CAAGCAAGGATCTGGCACAGACTTCCTATTTCATGGCTACCAACAG tCTACACCTCACTACCTTCTGCCTCCAGTACAAGCCCACAGTGATCTCCTGCGTGTGCATCCACCTGGCATGTAAGTGGTCTAACTGGGAGATCCCAGTTTCCACTGATGGGAAACACTGGTGGGAGTATGTGGACAACACTGTCACCCTCGAGCTGCTTGATG AGTTGACTCACGAGTTTCTGCAGATCCTGGAGAAGACACCCAGCCGGTTAAAGAGGATACGCAACTGGAGG GCAACACAAGCTGCTAAAAAGCCCAAGGGTGACAGCACTCAGTTGACTGACAACTCCTTTGTGGGGCCTTCCATGCTCCAAGATCAAAGTGACGCCTCCTCCAATCCAAGTTTTTCCAAAGCTGGCGCTGCCTTCACCGTGCCCATGCCGGGCCAGTCTGGAGCTGCACCCCTGTCTCTGGACGCCTTGGCTGGCACATACAATCCAGGTAGCCACAGTGAGTGGCCCCTGGGCAGCCAGAGCCAAGCAGGCTACCCTTCCGCCTGTATAAAACAGGAACCCCTCAGCATCCCTCTCCAAGAGCCCACACTGTCCTTGCAGACTTCCACTTCCTCTTTGCTTCAGCATCCGCCGGTGTACAGGAGTGAGAAAACACTAGACTTCATCCCTGTCAAACAGGAACATAAAGGAGCTGGTGGGAGCGGAGTGGGCAagcatcagccaccaccacaaCCGTCACCTGCTCAGAAGCTCACTCTGGACAAATACAGAGAGAAACACGCTGCAGAGCTGGCTGTCTCTGGGCAGAAACGTAGTCAGGAACAGCATGGAGGACTAATGGATTGTGATGGGAGGGGGGATATGttatcttcctcctcttctacCTATGCACCATCCTCTACTAACCAAGACCATAGAAAACATTCACAGCCCCACCAAACATCCCATGGTGGGGGTGGCAGCACTACTGCCTCCCCAATGAAAATTAAAGTCCCCTCCTCGTCAACTTCAGGGCAAGATAGACGTCATCACAGTGACAAACGGGACAAAGGCTCGCTTAAAGTCCGCCTGGCTGTTCCTGGGTCTGGCAGCAGCTCTCAGCTCGATAAAAGTGGCCAACCAAGCAAAGATGAGCTTAAGATGAAGATAAAAGTCTCATCATCAGAGCGCCACAGCTCATCAGATGAAGGCATGGCGGCCAACAACAACAAGAGTAAACATTCCAGCCCTCTGGTGAGCAAGGACAAACATCGTGGAGCAGATCACAACCTCCATCGCCACCACAAGCACAGTCAccctcatccacacacacacagcgggaATGGCGGGGGAGGCTTGCTACGGGGTCCTCCAGGACTGGTCAGCATGGAAGGGACCACGCTTGCTCCTCCGGGATCcacctcatcttcctcctcgtcGCGCAAGAGGGCGTACCCTGAGGCCAGCCACAACCACCACCCTTCCTCCTCATTCTCCACTTCTTGCTCCAAAGTGGGCAAAATCTCCAAGGGTGGCACTGGTGCTGCAGGTACTacatctttttctctcccctttTTTCCTCCTTGCTCCTCTCCTGTACTGCAGTGTGTCTCATCTGGCTTGCAGCTCTATGGCTaa
- the ccnt2a gene encoding cyclin-T2a isoform X2, which translates to MAACRGSSSKWFFTREQLETTPSRRCGVEPDRELSYRQQAANLIQDMGQRLNVSQLTINTAIVYMHRFYMHHSFTKFHRNIISPTTLFLAAKVEEQPRKLEHVIKVAHACLNPQEPPLDTKSNAYLQQAQELVILESIVLQTLGFEITIDHPHTDVVKCSQLVRASKDLAQTSYFMATNSLHLTTFCLQYKPTVISCVCIHLACKWSNWEIPVSTDGKHWWEYVDNTVTLELLDELTHEFLQILEKTPSRLKRIRNWRATQAAKKPKGDSTQLTDNSFVGPSMLQDQSDASSNPSFSKAGAAFTVPMPGQSGAAPLSLDALAGTYNPGSHSEWPLGSQSQAGYPSACIKQEPLSIPLQEPTLSLQTSTSSLLQHPPVYRSEKTLDFIPVKQEHKGAGGSGVGKHQPPPQPSPAQKLTLDKYREKHAAELAVSGQKRSQEQHGGLMDCDGRGDMLSSSSSTYAPSSTNQDHRKHSQPHQTSHGGGGSTTASPMKIKVPSSSTSGQDRRHHSDKRDKGSLKVRLAVPGSGSSSQLDKSGQPSKDELKMKIKVSSSERHSSSDEGMAANNNKSKHSSPLVSKDKHRGADHNLHRHHKHSHPHPHTHSGNGGGGLLRGPPGLVSMEGTTLAPPGSTSSSSSSRKRAYPEASHNHHPSSSFSTSCSKVGKISKGGTGAAGGLRTSQQYPPPTSESPHELGEQRH; encoded by the exons CTCTCAATTAACAATTAACACAGCCATTGTTTACATGCATAGATTTTATATGCACCACTCTTTCACCAAATTCCACAGGAAT ATAATTTCTCCAACCACCTTATTCTTGGCTGCAAAAGTGGAAGAGCAACCTCGGAAACTCGAACATGTGATCAAAGTTGCACATGCTTGTCTAAATCCACAAGAACCACCTCTAGACACAAAGAGTAAT GCATACCTCCAGCAAGCTCAAGAGCTGGTGATACTTGAATCCATAGTGCTGCAGACCCTGG GCTTTGAAATTACTATTGATCACCCACACACTGATGTGGTGAAATGTTCCCAGCTAGTGCGAG CAAGCAAGGATCTGGCACAGACTTCCTATTTCATGGCTACCAACAG tCTACACCTCACTACCTTCTGCCTCCAGTACAAGCCCACAGTGATCTCCTGCGTGTGCATCCACCTGGCATGTAAGTGGTCTAACTGGGAGATCCCAGTTTCCACTGATGGGAAACACTGGTGGGAGTATGTGGACAACACTGTCACCCTCGAGCTGCTTGATG AGTTGACTCACGAGTTTCTGCAGATCCTGGAGAAGACACCCAGCCGGTTAAAGAGGATACGCAACTGGAGG GCAACACAAGCTGCTAAAAAGCCCAAGGGTGACAGCACTCAGTTGACTGACAACTCCTTTGTGGGGCCTTCCATGCTCCAAGATCAAAGTGACGCCTCCTCCAATCCAAGTTTTTCCAAAGCTGGCGCTGCCTTCACCGTGCCCATGCCGGGCCAGTCTGGAGCTGCACCCCTGTCTCTGGACGCCTTGGCTGGCACATACAATCCAGGTAGCCACAGTGAGTGGCCCCTGGGCAGCCAGAGCCAAGCAGGCTACCCTTCCGCCTGTATAAAACAGGAACCCCTCAGCATCCCTCTCCAAGAGCCCACACTGTCCTTGCAGACTTCCACTTCCTCTTTGCTTCAGCATCCGCCGGTGTACAGGAGTGAGAAAACACTAGACTTCATCCCTGTCAAACAGGAACATAAAGGAGCTGGTGGGAGCGGAGTGGGCAagcatcagccaccaccacaaCCGTCACCTGCTCAGAAGCTCACTCTGGACAAATACAGAGAGAAACACGCTGCAGAGCTGGCTGTCTCTGGGCAGAAACGTAGTCAGGAACAGCATGGAGGACTAATGGATTGTGATGGGAGGGGGGATATGttatcttcctcctcttctacCTATGCACCATCCTCTACTAACCAAGACCATAGAAAACATTCACAGCCCCACCAAACATCCCATGGTGGGGGTGGCAGCACTACTGCCTCCCCAATGAAAATTAAAGTCCCCTCCTCGTCAACTTCAGGGCAAGATAGACGTCATCACAGTGACAAACGGGACAAAGGCTCGCTTAAAGTCCGCCTGGCTGTTCCTGGGTCTGGCAGCAGCTCTCAGCTCGATAAAAGTGGCCAACCAAGCAAAGATGAGCTTAAGATGAAGATAAAAGTCTCATCATCAGAGCGCCACAGCTCATCAGATGAAGGCATGGCGGCCAACAACAACAAGAGTAAACATTCCAGCCCTCTGGTGAGCAAGGACAAACATCGTGGAGCAGATCACAACCTCCATCGCCACCACAAGCACAGTCAccctcatccacacacacacagcgggaATGGCGGGGGAGGCTTGCTACGGGGTCCTCCAGGACTGGTCAGCATGGAAGGGACCACGCTTGCTCCTCCGGGATCcacctcatcttcctcctcgtcGCGCAAGAGGGCGTACCCTGAGGCCAGCCACAACCACCACCCTTCCTCCTCATTCTCCACTTCTTGCTCCAAAGTGGGCAAAATCTCCAAGGGTGGCACTGGTGCTGCAG GTGGGCTGCGGACCTCTCAGCAGTACCCGCCTCCTACTAGTGAATCGCCACATGAATTGGGAGAGCAGAGACACTGA